In Aspergillus oryzae RIB40 DNA, chromosome 6, one genomic interval encodes:
- a CDS encoding aldo/keto reductase family protein (aldo/keto reductase family proteins) → MTSPQTLQSTYRLNSGHEIPILGYGISYKLTKGKTKSSPSKTEIPVLEALSTGYRHVDSAIMYRNEKACGHAIAKSGLDRSQIFFTTKIPPESMGYERTKRAVESSLREAGVEYFDLILIHAPYGGKEDRLGSWKALVEAQKAGKTKSIGVSNYGIHHLDELEEYIQQGGGGRIDVGQYEIHPWCAREDIVEWLQKRNIVVEAYSPLAHGTRMGEAVLRELGKKYNKSPAQIMIRWCLQRGLVPLPKSATPSRIRENAEVFDFKLDEEDVKRLFTGEYEPTDWDPTLDFD, encoded by the exons GGCTACGGC ATATCCTACAAACtaaccaaaggaaaaaccAAAAGCTCCCCATCAAAAACCGAAATTCCCGTCCTAGAAGCCTTGAGCACCGGCTACCGCCAT GTTGACTCAGCAATCATGTACCGAAACGAAAAGGCCTGCGGTCATGCAATTGCAAAGTCAGGGCTAGACCGctcccagatcttctttACTACTAAGATCCCGCCCGAGTCTATGGGGTATGAGAGGACTAAGCGGGCCGTGGAGAGTAGTCTCCGGGAGGCGGGGGTGGAGTATTTCGATCT AATCCTAATCCATGCCCCCTACGGCGGCAAAGAAGACCGTCTAGGCTCCTGGAAGGCACTCGTCGAAGCGCAGAAAGCGGGGAAAACGAAATCAATCGGCGTCTCCAACTACGGAATCCACCATCTCGACGAACTCGAGGAGTACATCCAGCAAGGAGGCGGCGGGAGGATCGACGTCGGCCAATATGAGATCCATCCGTGGTGCGCGCGCGAGGATATCGTCGAGTGGCTTCAGAAGCGGAATATCGTTGTCGAGGCTTATTCGCCGCTTGCGCATGGGACTCGTATGGGTGAAGCTGTACTGAGGGAATTGGGGAAGAAGTATAATAAGTCGCCGGCGCAGATTATGATTCGGTGGTGTTTGCAGAGG GGTCTTGTGCCTTTACCGAAGTCTGCGACGCCCAGTCGCATTAGGGAGAATGCGGAAGTGTTTGATTTTaagttggatgaggaggatgtgaAGAGGCTTTTTACAGGAGAGTATGAGCCTACGGATTGGGACCCTACGCTTGATTTTGATTAG
- a CDS encoding putative gamma-cysteine synthetase regulatory subunit (predicted protein), protein MKLILSTSNLMTSGGHTVIRQASTEKSNVELINSLRSNFQTAQQLSSAETTTTPRYRAWTRETEDGLYIPAIDFAQRGLAEEKAQYDITVKLFYLPGIPASRRCAHTREAIDLVLKELHVDSIDLLIVSFPGILFDAEDDSEEEVESDTGSEEPDDFDSMIRTWRVLEDLQEKGMISQLGVAEFGSERLARFLPHTNVKPSVDQINLKDCCVVPKSLILYAKSENIQLLTHNDCMDILPIGTTRELLGPGEKGAGILASTPDADDGIQGDVEPQWVVKYTAVVKDRGVVENKGYFALADMGTCVQARED, encoded by the exons ATGAAGCTaatcctctccacctc AAATCTTATGACATCCGGAGGTCACACTGTGATCCGGCAAGCCTCGACGGAAAAATCCAACGTTGAGCTGATTAACTCGCTGCGGTCAAATTTCCAGACGGCGCAACAATTATCTTCGGCCGAGACGACAACGACCCCGCGGTATCGGGCCTGGACCCGGGAGACCGAAGACGGCCTCTACATTCCAGCGATTGATTTCGCGCAGCGTGGATTGGCAGAGGAGAAGGCGCAGTATGATATTACGGTCAAATTGTTCTATTTGCCGGGGATTCCGGCGTCGCGACGATGTGCGCATACGAGGGAGGCAATTGATCTAGTCTTGAAGGAGCTACATGTGGATTCTATTGATCTATTGAttgtttctttccccggGATTTTGTTCGATGCGGAGGATGATAGtgaagaggaggtggagTCGGATACCGGGAGTGAGGAGCCAGATGACTTTGACAGCATGATTCGCACGTGGAGGGTGCTCGAGGATCTGCAGGAGAAGGGTATGATTTCTCAGCTGGGAGTGGCGGAGTTTGGCAGTGAGAGACTCGCCCGGTTCCTGCCGCATACGAATGTCAAGCCCTCtgtcgaccagatcaaccTCAAGGACTGCTGCGTCGTGCCGAAATCGTTGATTCTCTATGCGAAATCTGAGAATATCCAACTCCTCACCCACAACGACTGCATGGACATCCTGCCCATTGGTACCACGCGGGAACTTCTTGGTCCGGGCGAGAAGGGTGCCGGCATTCTTGCTTCCACCCCGGATGCGGACGACGGTATTCAGGGTGATGTCGAGCCACAGTGGGTGGTCAAGTATACGGCTGTTGTCAAGGATCGCGGCGTTGTCGAAAACAAGGGTTATTTCGCACTCGCTGATATGGGAACCTGCGTCCAGGCTCGTGAAGACTGA
- the bud32 gene encoding serine/threonine protein kinase BUD32 (serine/threonine protein kinase), giving the protein MSQDPYTPPPLPKPFTNTTPPPTLLTQGAEAHLYKTIHLNTNTPAALKIRPSKPYRHPILDRRLTRQRILQEARCLVKLVREGVNVPAVLALDWEGQGGENGNGGAWLLMEWIEGLVVRVVFERWEAFIKASGGSLGEKELRREEEKVRGLMRGIGGVVGGLHKAGVIHGDLTTSNLILRTGDVDIKDGESPAMVGDVVLIDFGLAGQSSSEEDRAVDLYVLERAFGSTHPQAEKFFEEVLEGYKDSYKGAAVTLKRLQDVRMRGRKRSMIG; this is encoded by the coding sequence ATGTCCCAAGATCCCTACACGCCAccccccctccccaaacCCTTCACAAACacaaccccaccaccaaccctCCTCACCCAAGGCGCCGAAGCCCACCTCTACAAAACAATCCACCTAAATACCAACACGCCCGCAGCACTGAAAATCCGACCCTCGAAACCCTACCGCCACCCCATCCTCGACCGCCGATTGACCCGCCAGCGCATCCTCCAGGAAGCGCGGTGTCTGGTGAAGCTCGTTCGGGAGGGCGTTAATGTGCCCGCGGTGCTGGCGTTGGATTGGGAAGGACAAGGTGGGGAGAATGGGAATGGGGGCGCGTGGTTGCTTATGGAGTGGATCGAGGGGTTGGTTGTGAGGGTTGTTTTTGAGAGGTGGGAGGCGTTTATCAAGGCTTCTGGGGGTTCGTTGGGCGAGAAGGAGCTAcggagggaggaggagaaggttaGGGGGTTGATGAGGGGGATTGGGGGTGTTGTTGGGGGGTTGCATAAGGCTGGGGTTATTCATGGGGATCTGACGACGAGTAATTTAATTCTGAGGACGGGAGATGttgatatcaaagatggGGAGAGTCCGGCTATGGTGGGGGATGTggttttgattgattttggGTTGGCAGGGCAGAGTTCTTCTGAGGAGGATCGGGCGGTGGATTTGTATGTGCTTGAGAGGGCTTTTGGGAGTACGCATCCCCAGGcggagaagttctttgagGAGGTGCTGGAGGGGTATAAGGATAGTTATAAGGGGGCTGCGGTTACGTTAAAGAGGTTGCAGGATGTTAGGATGAGAGGGCGCAAGAGGAGCATGATTGGGTGA
- a CDS encoding uncharacterized protein (predicted protein) translates to MVILVHILHDGNNNDAIHFLSVTCKSSMAILETAVPTTWLAAIETDPAFKSSEINNFLAGTYPAWYNSLPESVKQYATATILAEVSSEYESDLLPTDSVVPPSTTLSDPRPSITSSPFGSTALASASGTTSTEMGTTGSSSSSSSAPNTTTSFTASTSTSRAGAPAATGMAMSLLGTAGILGLALAL, encoded by the exons ATGGTAATACTTGTTCACat ACTACATGACGGAAATAATAATGATGCCATACACTTCCTGTCGGTAACCTGCAAATCTTCAATGGCCATCTTAGAGACTGCAGTACCCACTACCTGGCTAGCTGCCATAGAGACCGACCCGGCCTTTAAATCCTCCGAGATAAACAACTTCCTTGCGGGAACCTACCCTGCATGGTACAACAGCCTCCCAGAGAGTGTGAAGCAGTACGCTACCGCCACTATTTTGGCCGAGGTCTCCTCCGAGTATGAGAGCGATTTACTTCCCACAGATAGTGTCGTGCCTCCCTCCACTACCCTATCCGACCCTCGTCCATCCATCACGAGTAGTCCCTTCGGCTCGACTGCCCTGGCCTCGGCCTCTGGTACCACTTCTACCGAAATGGGGACCACcggtagcagcagcagcagcagctctgCGCCTAACACTACTACTTCATTCACCGCTTCTACCTCTACCTCCAGGGCTGGTGCCCCTGCTGCCACTGGTATGGCTATGAGCCTACTTGGTACAGCCGGGATCCTGGGTCTTGCCCTCGCTCTGTAG
- a CDS encoding amphiphysin (amphiphysin), protein MSLKGFQKSIVRAPQQFKAKFNIGEHTKDIVYSDAERRFQELETETKKLHDESKKYFDAINGMLNHQIEFSKAMTELYKPISGRASDPSTYTIEGNPEGIRACEEYETIVRELQESLAPELEMIESRIISPADQLLEVIKVIRKVAVKRDHKKLDYDRHRASLKKLQDKKDKSLKDEKALYKAENDVEQATEEYNHYNDLLKDELPKLFALEAEFIRPLFQSFYYMQLNVFYTLHEKMQGMNIGYFDLTLDVEEAYEKKRGDVKERAEELTIVHFKTKGIRQQNSKFGKDKLEKENKFSPRQKDPDVVENPPPPYSAATSGSFVAAAKSKAKPAPPPPKPKPARFAAPVETVTALYDYEAQAHGDLSFSAGDVIEIVQRTDNQNEWWTGRVDGREGQFPGVCGVALSPSLQFSLFLVACFAPLLHIIYCVA, encoded by the exons ATGAGTTTGAAGGGCTTTCAGAAGAGCATTGTCCGAGCGCCGCAACAGTTCAAGGCCAAATTTAACATTGGCGAACACACGAAGGATATAGTCTATAGTGATGCGGAGCGGCGTTTTCAGGAACTCGAAACGGAGACTAAAAAACTGCACGATGAATCAAAGAAGTACTTTGATGCCATCAATG GCATGCTAAACCACCAAATCGAATTCTCCAAGGCCATGACAGAACTCTACAAGCCAATCTCCGGCCGCGCATCAGATCCAAGCACGTATACGATTGAAGGCAACCCCGAAGGCATCCGGGCTTGTGAAGAATACGAAACGATTGTACGCGAACTTCAGGAATCGCTCGCGCCCGAGCTGGAAATGATTGAAAGCCGCATCATAAGCCCTGCGGATCAGTTGCTGGAGGTTATAAAGGTGATCCGCAAAGTCGCAGTAAAACGAGACCATAAGAAGCTGGACTATGATCGGCATAGGGCCTCCCTCAAGAAGCttcaagacaagaaagacaagtCTCTCAAGGATGAAAAGGCTCTCTATAAGGCTGAAAACGATGTGGAACAAGCCACCGAAGAATATAACCATTATAACGACTTGCTCAAGGACGAGCTGCCGAAGTTGTTTGCTCTCGAAGCAGAATTCATTCGACCACTGTTCCAATCGTTCTACTATATGCAGCTGAACGTCTTTTACACTCTTCATGAAAAGATGCAGGGGATGAACATTGGCTACTTCGACCTCACGTTGGATGTTGAGGAAGCGTATGAGAAGAAACGCGGCGATGTGAAGGAACGTGCTGAAGAGTTGACCATCGTTCACTTCAAGACCAAGGGTATCCGTCAACAGAACTCGAAATTTGGCAAGGACAAgttggaaaaggagaataaGTTTTCCCCTCGGCAAAAAGATCCCGACGTCGTTGAAAATCCCCCCCCTCCTTATTCTGCTGCAACAAGCGGCAGCTTTGTTGCGGCAGCTAAATCGAAAGCGAagccagctcctccgccCCCAAAGCCGAAGCCGGCCAGATTCGCTGCACCAGTGGAAACGGTCACAGCACTGTATGATTATGAGGCGCAAGCACATGGTGATCTCAGTTTCTCGGCGGGAGATGTCATTGAAATTGTGCAACGGACAGACAACCAGAACGAATGGTGGACTGGTCGCGTCGATGGACGGGAAGGACAGTTCCCTG GAGTCTGCGGTGTAGCACTATCTCCCAGCTTGCAATTCTCACTCTTCCTAGTCGCTTGCTTTGCCCCACTCTTGCATATTATCTATTGCGTTGCATAG
- a CDS encoding IscS subfamily cysteine desulfurase (cysteine desulfurase NFS1), translating to MSNVTQSALRQATRAYARRLPSTQHGSFASALPRRALATPYRRFYVSETKAGNAQVSVDTAIKQEQKEFMKQTGVQPQKVELPSSGVSGDASMSPSAGILKQATVMDQGTRPIYLDMQATTPTDPRVLDAMLPFLTGIYGNPHSRTHAYGWESEKAVEQSREHIAKLIGADPKEIIFTSGATESNNMSIKGVARFFGRSGKKNHIITTQTEHKCVLDSCRHLQDEGYEVTYLPVQNNGLIRMEDLEAAIRPETALVSIMAVNNEIGVIQPLEQIGKLCRSKKIFFHTDAAQAVGKIPLDVNKLNIDLMSISSHKIYGPKGIGACYVRRRPRVRLDPLITGGGQERGLRSGTLAPHLVVGFGEACRIAAQDMEYDTKHIDRLSKRLTDGLLSMEHTHLNGDPEHHYPGCVNVSFAYIEGESLLMALKDIALSSGSACTSASLEPSYVLRALGSSDESAHSSIRFGIGRFTSDSEIDYVLKAVQDRVHFLRELSPLWELVQEGIDLNTIEWSQH from the exons ATGTCTAATGTTACCCAATCAGCCTTGAGACAGGCAACTCGCGCCTACGCTCGTCGACTGCCATCGACGCAGCATGGCTCCTTCGCTTCCGCCCTTCCCAGACGGGCGCTCGCCACTCCGTACAGACGGTTCTATGTCTCCGAAACCAAGGCTGGAAATGCTCAGGTTTCGGTAGATACCGCTATTAagcaggagcagaaggaaTTCATGAAGCAAACTGGGGTGCAGCCGCAGAAGGTGGAGCTCCCTAGTTCTGGTGTTTCCGGCGATGCCTCGATGAGCCCGTCTGCCGGCATCCTCAAGCAGGCCACTGTCATGGACCAAGGAACGCGACCGATCTATCTCGATATGCAGGCCACAACCCCAACGGACCCCCGTGTTCTAGACGCAATGCTCCCCTTCTTGACCGGAATTTACGGCAACCCTCACTCGAGAACCCATGCATACGGTTGGGAGTCAGAAAAGGCAGTCGAGCAATCCCGAGAGCACATCGCCAAGCTGATCGGCGCGGACCCGAAAGAGATCATCTTCACTAGCGGTGCTACTGAGAGTAACAACATGAGCATTAAGGGTGTGGCGAGGTTTTTTGGTCGCTCCGGCAAAAAGAACCACATCATCACAACGCAGACCGAGCACAAGTGTGTTCTTGACAGCTGTCGGCATCTTCAGGATGAGGGCTACGAGGTTACGTATCTCCCCGTGCAGAACAACGGCTTGATTCGGATGGAAGACCTCGAGGCCGCCATTCGCCCTGAAACGGCCCTGGTCAGCATCATGGCCGTCAACAACGAGATCGGTGTTATCCAGCCCCTGGAACAGATTGGAAAGTTGTGCCGCTCCAAGAAGATTTTCTTCCACACGGACGCTGCACAGGCCGTGGGAAAGATTCCGTTGGATGTGAATAAATTGAATATTGATCTGATGTCTATTTCGAGCCACAAGATTTACGGCCCCAAGGGTATTGGAGCTTGCTATGTCAGACGTCGTCCCAGGGTTCGCCTTGACCCTCTCATTACTGGAGGTGGACAGGAGCGAGGCCTGCGCAGTGGTACCCTTGCTCCTCATCTGGTCGTTGGGTTCGGTGAGGCCTGCCGTATCGCCGCCCAAGATATGGAG TATGACACCAAGCACATTGATCGTTTGTCCAAGCGCCTGACCGACGGGCTCCTATCCATGGAGCACACCCACCTCAACGGAGACCCTGAACATCACTACCCGGGATGTGTCAATGTCTCCTTTGCCTACATCGAAGGAGAGTCTCTTCTGATGGCCCTGAAAGACATTGCTCTGTCGTCGGGTAGTGCCTGTACCTCTGCGTCACTGGAGCCCAGCTACGTCCTTCGTGCCTTGGGTAGCAGTGACGAGAGCGCCCATAGCAGTATCCGATTTGGAATTGGACGATTCACTTCGGATAGCGAGATCGACTACGTACTGAAGGCGGTACAGGACCGCGTTCATTTCCTACGCGAGCTGAGCCCCCTGTGGGAGTTGGTGCAGGAAGGTATCGATCTGAACACGATCGAATGGAGTCAACATTAA
- a CDS encoding indoleamine 2,3-dioxygenase (predicted protein), producing MLPPVPALADYGISPDHGFLPPEPPLDVLPDPFYARWEWMVSNLQSLLLSRRIRDVVDQMPILSTSYLQSEGEWRRAYVVLGFILHGYVWGGSKPSERIPPQITIPLLEVCKHLELPPVATYAGVCLWNYRSIFPEEAADDVSNLSCLNTFTGSLDEQWFYLISVAIEARGAPSLSLALQAIAAARAGNSLVVTESLQKLAEVIDEVGALLERMYENCDPYVFYHRIRPYLAGSKNMADAGLPHGLLYDDGSTKPEYRQYGGGSNAQSSLIQFWDIALGVEHRPTGETRSETDKDDKEGVTGAPRHGFIHEMRSYMPGPHRRFLEHVSTVANIREYVEARRSDKALCIAYDACLSMLRTLRDKHIQMVSRYIIIPSRDAKGRAPRSSSPRRHAATTNLANTRNSDGKNKKLRGTGGTALIPFLKQARDETGEPAIDAWARRLLSNAPTEASFAALSKVGEHPDGHLQVVGLSGTWAADDSEGGICHW from the exons atgCTTCCGCCGGTTCCAGCACTAGCAGACTACGGCATTTCGCCAGACCATGGCTTTCTCCCCCCCGAGCCACCACTTGACGTCCTACCAGACCCTTTCTATGCTCGGTGGGAGTGGATGGTTTCGAACCTACAATCGCTATTGTTGAGCCGGAGGATTCGGGATGTTGTGGACCAGATGCCTATCTTATCCACGTCCTACCTTCAGTCAGAAGGTGAGTGGAGAAGGGCCTATGTTGTCCTAGGATTCATCCTTCACGGATATGTCTGGGGAGGCAGCAAACCATCTGAA AGAATACCTCCTCAAATCACCATCCCCCTGTTGGAGGTTTGCAAGCACTTAGAACTCCCTCCGGTTGCTACATATGCGGGGGTGTGTCTGTGGAACTACAGGTCTATATTccctgaagaagctgcggACGACGTCAGTAACTTGAGTTGCCTGAACACCTTCACGGGCTCGTTGGACGAACAATGGTTCTACCTCATTTCTGTCGCGATCGAGGCTCGTGGTGCGCCATCTCTGTCGCTGGCGCTGCAAGCAATTGCGGCAGCCCGAGCCGGAAACAGCCTGGTGGTGACAGAATCCCTACAGAAGCTCGCAGAAGTCATAGATGAAGTAGGAGCGCTGCTAGAACGGATGTACGAGAACTGTGATCCGTATGTGTTCTACCACCGGATTCGGCCCTACCTTGCTGGTAGCAAAAACATGGCCGATGCGGGACTTCCCCATGGTCTGCTGTATGACGATGGGAGCACCAAGCCCGAGTATCGTCAATACGGAGGTGGCAGTAATGCTCAGAGCTCCTTGATTCAATTTTGGGACATTGCTCTGGGTGTAGAACACCGACCCACGGGAGAAACTCGTTCTGAAACCGACAAAGACGACAAGGAAGGAGTTACGGGAGCACCCCGCCATGGATTTATCCACGAGATGCGGTCGTACATGCCAGGGCCTCACCGTCGTTTCCTGGAACATGTATCCACCGTGGCTAATATTCGGGAGTATGTGGAGGCTCGTCGTTCGGACAAAGCATTATGCATTGCATACGACGCTTGCCTTTCTATGCTACGGACCTTGCGGGACAAGCACATCCAGATGGTGTCTCGCTACATCATCATTCCATCCCGCGATGCTAAGGGCCGGGCGCCTCGGTCTTCCAGCCCACGCAGGCATGCCGCTACCACAAATTTGGCGAACACTCGCAACAGCGATGGAAAGAATAAGAAGCTACGAGGAACCGGAGGTACCGCCCTGATTCCATTCCTCAAACAGGCACGAGATGAGACTGGTGAGCCAGCCATCGATGCGTGGGCTCGGCGCCTTCTGAGTAATGCACCCACCGAAGCCAGCTTTGCAGCCCTGAGCAAAGTTGGCGAGCATCCCGACGGTCATCTGCAAGTTGTCGGGTTGTCAGGGACTTGGGCGGCAGACGACAGTGAAGGAGGAATATGTCACTGGTGA
- a CDS encoding uncharacterized protein (predicted protein) has product MEQLRAKDRIAVPGDLVLLRNCVSSSKQVLYCQECPRRYLSIVQNGTMLGVLCMCIAACYARALETIETEMKQASDTNERKQLCISASSPEALHDPAPMGNVLSSFSVDIAASEWANIMRRTVKVEIFGTESNKENCFMSFIDTLQERQRGWHQVPPAPDCPSTYQTLCDMTGPEPVCLVIVNEAKKLVNSFKF; this is encoded by the coding sequence ATGGAGCAACTGCGAGCCAAAGATCGCATTGCCGTCCCTGGAGACTTGGTCCTTCTCAGAAACTGCGTCAGTTCTTCAAAGCAAGTCTTGTATTGTCAAGAGTGTCCCCGTCGTTACTTGTCCATCGTTCAAAATGGCACCATGCTCGGCGTGCTATGTATGTGCATCGCGGCATGCTATGCACGAGCTCTTGAGACAATCGAGacagaaatgaaacaagCGTCCGATACTAATGAACGGAAGCAACTCTGCATCTCAGCTTCGAGTCCCGAAGCACTACACGATCCTGCTCCCATGGGGAACGTGCTATCGTCTTTTTCGGTGGATATTGCCGCTTCGGAATGGGCGAATATCATGCGCAGAACGGTAAAAGTGGAAATTTTCGGCACTGAATCTAACAAAGAGAACTGTTTCATGTCTTTTATTGACACCTTACAAGAGCGTCAGAGGGGTTGGCATCAGGTACCTCCCGCTCCTGACTGTCCATCCACGTACCAAACGCTCTGTGACATGACCGGTCCAGAACCAGTATGTCTTGTTATTGTCAATGAAGCAAAGAAGCTTGTTAATAGCTTTAAGTTCTGA
- a CDS encoding thioesterase family protein (predicted protein), producing MSLKQQIAVEPLRPGYFCSVKNPTRLGALSEYVFGGNTIAVAVNAAYQTVSDTHHLYSLCGHFIRPATTDRKLFCHVESIRDSKSFQTRQIRVSQVTDQGSTKLCLIALADFHIEEPYSAVTYSIPPETECAPTTLCGKYFIPSPGTSKDCDLYRDIERFVDMRFIHDNDTSQKNQKQNPRLDSPPPSPSAITKEMFRVPEPLDNEAEQISALAFYADKGLAYIPAIHNGYDLWQASACATLEFSLRILVHGLNLGKWHMAEQRTLAAGNARAFSEGRIWNGDGHLVASMTQQTILRPNAELGARL from the coding sequence atgagtTTGAAACAACAAATCGCAGTTGAACCACTGCGTCCTGGCTACTTCTGCTCAGTGAAGAATCCGACACGATTGGGAGCTCTCTCAGAATACGTGTTTGGAGGAAATACCATTGCGGTTGCAGTGAATGCAGCCTACCAAACAGTTAGCGATACACATCACTTATACTCACTGTGTGGTCATTTCATCCGCCCTGCAACAACTGACCGAAAGCTCTTCTGCCACGTTGAGAGCATAAGGGATTCCAAAAGCTTTCAAACTCGTCAGATTCGGGTATCCCAAGTCACCGACCAGGGCTCTACTAAGCTATGCTTGATAGCTTTGGCTGATTTCCACATTGAAGAACCCTACTCCGCTGTAACTtattccattcctcctgaGACCGAATGTGCACCCACCACATTATGCGGGAAATACTTTATTCCTTCACCTGGCACCTCGAAGGATTGCGATCTATATAGAGATATCGAGCGTTTTGTCGACATGCGATTCATTCACGACAACGACACGAGCCAGAAAAACCAAAAGCAGAATCCTAGACTTGACAGCcccccaccatccccatCAGCGATTACCAAGGAGATGTTCCGCGTACCAGAGCCCCTCGACAACGAGGCCGAGCAAATATCTGCCCTGGCATTCTACGCAGACAAGGGGCTGGCATATATTCCGGCAATCCACAACGGATACGACTTATGGCAAGCTAGTGCCTGCGCGACCTTGGAGTTTTCCCTTCGGATACTTGTCCATGGTCTAAATCTTGGGAAGTGGCATATGGCAGAACAAAGGACCCTTGCTGCAGGAAATGCTAGGGCCTTTAGCGAGGGGAGGATCTGGAATGGGGACGGTCATTTGGTTGCAAGCATGACTCAACAGACTATTTTGCGTCCTAATGCTGAGCTAGGGGCTCGCTTGTGA
- a CDS encoding uncharacterized protein (monocarboxylate transporter) — protein MPSESKSNPISQLHSISKPPDGGFMAWWHVFLCHMVFFNTWGLANSYGVFQQHYTETLGHSASDIGWIGGIQMFLMLFGGVFSGRASDAGYFRHCFVAGVIIQVFGLCMASLSTRYYEILLSQAVCVGIGSGLVFTPGLSVMGSYFQKYRSVAVGLSAAGAATGGMVYPATTNALLNHTHVGFPWTMRILALIMLVTHIPSVVGYRPYLPPRSTGPVVEWSAFQEWPFVFFTASMFLNFWGLYMAFYYLGIFAREQTHLKESINLLVVLNGVGVIGRGSPCFIGERFTGIVNITILCSTISAICVYCWVAIDDVPGLYAWAVVYGIFAGATQALLPALATRQTKDITKVGTRTGMVLTIVSFSCLTAPAIQGALIQACGGDYLGAQAFSASSIVLGMMFLWLYRWCQVGLKIDIKV, from the coding sequence ATGCCCTCAGAATCGAAGTCGAACCCAATTTCGCAGCTGCACAGCATATCCAAGCCTCCTGATGGGGGCTTCATGGCCTGGTGGCACGTCTTCTTATGTCACATGGTGTTTTTTAATACTTGGGGACTTGCCAACAGCTATGGCGTGTTCCAGCAGCACTATACGGAAACTCTCGGACATTCCGCTAGTGACATTGGATGGATTGGAGGCATCCAAATGTTTCTAATGCTCTTTGGAGGCGTCTTCTCAGGCCGTGCGTCTGATGCCGGTTACTTTCGACACTGCTTCGTCGCTGGGGTTATCATACAAGTCTTCGGGCTGTGTATGGCTTCTTTGTCTACCCGATACTATGAGATTCTACTTAGCCAAGCTGTATGTGTTGGGATAGGTAGTGGTCTAGTATTTACCCCGGGTCTCTCAGTCATGGGCTCATACTTTCAGAAGTACCGCTCTGTTGCAGTAGGCTTGTCAGCTGCTGGGGCCGCAACAGGGGGGATGGTCtacccagcaacaacaaacgCGCTGCTTAATCATACACACGTTGGATTTCCTTGGACAATGCGCATTCTAGCATTAATAATGCTGGTCACGCACATCCCTTCCGTGGTAGGATATCGGCCGTACTTACCACCGCGCTCAACAGGGCCTGTCGTCGAATGGAGTGCATTCCAGGAGTGGCCATTCGTGTTTTTCACGGCCAGCATGTTTCTCAATTTCTGGGGTCTGTACATGGCCTTCTACTATCTGGGGATATTCGCCCGTGAGCAAACCCACCTCaaagaatcaatcaacctcCTAGTCGTGTTAAACGGTGTCGGAGTCATCGGACGGGGTTCACCCTGTTTCATCGGCGAACGCTTCACGGGCATCGTCAACATAACCATCCTCTGCTCTACCATTAGTGCTATTTGTGTATACTGCTGGGTTGCTATTGATGATGTACCGGGATTATATGCATGGGCGGTTGTATACGGAATCTTCGCCGGGGCTACACAAGCCCTACTCCCAGCGCTGGCCACGCGGCAAACGAAAGATATTACCAAAGTCGGCACGAGAACTGGCATGGTTTTGACGATAGTTAGCTTCTCGTGTCTAACGGCCCCGGCTATTCAGGGTGCTCTTATCCAAGCTTGTGGGGGAGATTATCTGGGCGCGCAGGCGTTTTCGGCTAGTTCTATTGTCCTGGGAATGATGTTTTTGTGGCTCTATCGATGGTGTCAAGTTGGTTTGAAGATTGATATAAAAGTCTAA